A genomic segment from Lasioglossum baleicum chromosome 5, iyLasBale1, whole genome shotgun sequence encodes:
- the LOC143208923 gene encoding F-BAR domain only protein 2 isoform X10 — MTVDFADYFWGEKNNGFDVLYHNMKHGVVASKELADFLKERSAIEENNYKLLTKVAKQVGSTGNTQGTFAPVWAALRGAAEKLACLHLQMAQKVTELIKDVSKYADELHKKHKAVKEEESSTLEVVQSIQSITATLQKAKDMRMQKGLELEKLKKDNASQKELEKAEIKFKKAQDDYKTLVDKYMVIRNDFQTKMTQACRRFQDVEETHLKHMKEFLNIYADVLQTNHEQVGQVHIDFKRQCLDMTVDKLLEQFVQSKYTGFEKPDIIEYEEVMTNLGDMTAHSQSDGNVETPKETSKGANGETGVAGFLRSRREKRKGKKAKKKKDVVETSSNKEEKDDKEDSRKSETPTPEVDEDGFCIRPKSDPWENEKGFYSSSDTDSEDERERKIRVEIKPLSNGGAPMSASVDELRATVENLSLSPAPTGRRGSNTDSDHHMKRSQSVSQQLGGKPSSDLLGLNLFNPSSTPSSASTPTGSHPYAPLQSPPPLSSSPTPQPQPPQSAPPTHPHSRFPDGDLFSEVGDITPALPPKQSASSTPTGSIIIPRPPSRRGEGPSSRGRMSPATISRADSVASLEFRTAGVGVGSSRGPSPLTIGLADTIPLAVAFHEIVHSYFRGTDETRCQVKLSGDMMLSFPAGIVTVLANNPSPAKLTFRVRNSNRLEKLFPNNQLVSMDATQTTVDSTIFEFNMSALTTLLRKQAEQNPSASYFNVDILKYQIKCKEGAGSCPFQLVAYWKCESTHTDLKIDYKYNSRAMASPSPLLNLHVAAPIDGDFKSLNSKPQAQWLPETNRVLWKFTELSQYSEGHGVGSLKARVELEDGPGNQGTIFTQFNCEGTTLSGVEFELLGPGYRLSLVKRRFVSGKYICDGDSDPRTRYAAPPSNVD; from the exons ATGACTGTGGATTTCGCAGACTACTTTTGG GGTGAAAAGAATAATGGATTTGACGTGTTATATCATAACATGAAGCATGGTGTAGTCGCGAGTAAAGAGTTGGCTGATTTTTTGAAAGAGCGATCAGCCatagaagaaaataattacaaGCTTCTGACTAAGGTAGCCAAGCAAGTTGGCAGTACCGGTAACACCCAAGGAACGTTCGCACCTGTTTGGGCTGCTCTGAGGGGTGCGGCGGAAAAACTTGCATGTCTGCACCTGCAGATGGCCCAGAAGGTCACGGAACTGATAAAGGATGTATCGAAATATGCAGATGAATTACATAAAAAGCATAAGGCT GTAAAAGAGGAGGAGTCGTCTACCTTGGAAGTTGTCCAAAGTATACAAAGCATTACAGCAACTTTGCAGAAAGCAAAAGACATGCGTATGCAGAAGGGACTCGAAttggaaaaattaaagaaagatAATGCCAGTCAGAAGGAATTGGAGAAAGcagagatcaagttcaaaaaaGCACAGGATGATTATAAAACATTGGTAGACAAATACATGGTTATCAGGAACGATTTTCAGACTAAAATGACTCAGGCTTGCAGG AGATTCCAGGATGTGGAGGAAACACATCTAAAACACATGAAGGAGTTTTTAAATATCTATGCAGATGTCTTGCAAACAAATCACGAACAGGTTGGTCAGGTGCACATCGATTTCAAGCGTCAGTGTCTAGACATGACGGTGGATAAATTGCTGGAACAGTTTGTTCAAAGCAAGTACACAGGTTTCGAGAAACCAG ATATAATCGAATACGAAGAAGTCATGACAAATTTAGGGGACATGACCGCTCATTCTCAATCGGATGGTAACGTCGAGACACCTAAGGAAACGTCGAAAGGAGCCAATGGAGAAACAGGAGTCGCTG GGTTCCTTCGCAGCAGGAGAGAAAAGCGGAAGGGAAAGAAAGCGAAAAAGAAGAAGGATGTCGTGGAGACGAGCAGCAACAAAGAAGAAAA GGACGACAAGGAGGACAGCAGAAAATCCGAAACACCGACACCGGAAGTCGACGAGGATGGTTTCTGTATCAGACCAAAATCAGACCCGTGGGAGAACGAGAAGGGATTCTATTCCAGCTCGGACACCGACTCGGAGGATGAGAGGGAAAGGAAGATCAGGGTGGAAATTAAACCGCTTAGCAATGGCGGGGCACCTATGAGCGCCAGTGTCGACGAGCTGAGGGCAACTGTGGAGAATTTATCGTTGTCGCCTGCGCCGACG GGACGTAGAGGATCGAATACCGACTCAGATCACCATATGAAAAGGTCTCAGTCAGTGTCACAACAATTAGGAGGTAAGCCAAGCTCAGATTTACTTGGCCTAAACTTGTTCAATCCCAGCAGTACGCCATCGAGCGCCTCGACGCCAACCGGCAGTCATCCGTACGCGCCATTGCAAAGTCCTCCGCCACTGTCTTCGTCACCGACGCCTCAACCGCAGCCGCCGCAATCTGCACCACCTACGCACCCTCATTCACGGTTCCCCG ATGGTGACCTGTTTTCGGAAGTGGGAGACATCACTCCGGCCTTACCTCCTAAGCAATCCGCTTCTTCCACTCCGACAGGATCTATTATCATTCCCAGACCGCCGTCCCGAAGAGGGGAGGGTCCTTCTTCTCGGGGTAGGATGTCGCCGGCGACGATATCCAGAGCGGACAGCGTGGCTAGCTTGGAATTTCGCACAGCTGGCGTCGGAGTCGGCTCCTCGAGGGGCCCCTCCCCATTGACAATCGGATTAGCGGATACCATTCCTCTGGCGGTGGCCTTTCACGAAATTGTACACTCTTACTTTCGGGGTACCGACGAGACGCGATGTCAGGTGAAGCTTAGCGGCGACATGATGCTGTCGTTTCCCGCAGGCATCGTCACCGTGCTGGCGAACAATCCCAGCCCCGCGAAGCTCACCTTTCGCGTGAGGAACAGCAATAGATTGGAAAAATTGTTTCCTAATAATCAGCTGGTCAGCAT GGACGCCACGCAGACAACCGTCGACAGTACAATTTTCGAATTCAACATGAGTGCCTTAACCACATTGTTACGTAAACAGGCTGAACAAAATCCCTCGGCTTCCTATTTTAACGTCGACATACTCAAGTATCAAATCAAATGCAAGGAAGGCGCGGGCTCATGTCCTTTCCAGTTGGTAGCCTACTGGAAGTGCGAGTCAACGCACACGGATCTCAAG ATCGATTACAAATATAATAGCCGGGCTATGGCTTCGCCGAGTCCCTTGCTGAACCTCCACGTTGCAGCGCCCATAGACGGAGATTTCAAGTCCTTGAACAGCAAGCCTCAAGCTCAATGGCTGCCAGAGACGAACAGAGTGCTGTGGAAATTCACGGAACTGTCCCAGTACAGCGAGGGTCACGGCGTGGGCTCTTTGAAGGCGAGAGTCGAACTCGAAGACGGTCCGGGGAACCAGGGAACGATATTCACCCAGTTCAATTGCGAAGGGACCACGTTGTCCGGTGTCGAGTTCGAACTTCTGGGCCCGGGCTATAGATTAAGTTTAGTCAAGCGCAGATTCGTTTCCG GGAAGTACATATGCGATGGAGATTCCGACCCAAGAACCAGATACGCCGCGCCCCCATCGAACGTAGATTGA